In the genome of Streptomyces sp. V2I9, one region contains:
- a CDS encoding DUF6668 family protein, whose amino-acid sequence MWVRGPTRPQPTGDPVAPQDVATVPRPAAARGVTSTAAASGRPQRPRREQRGALSAEGLGWVGAHGGAGASTLARVLGGTDLGCAWPDPARGEPARVMLVARTHADGMRAASRALNALREGRHPAGMELVALVLVADAPGRLPLVLANRVRILRSAAPVRRIPWIAAWRMGKETRRLPKQLFRLGALAGTRPDGAGERR is encoded by the coding sequence ATGTGGGTACGGGGGCCTACGCGTCCACAGCCCACCGGGGACCCGGTGGCTCCGCAGGACGTGGCCACGGTCCCGCGGCCGGCCGCCGCACGGGGGGTCACGAGCACTGCCGCCGCGAGCGGGCGGCCCCAACGGCCGCGCAGGGAACAGCGGGGGGCGCTGTCCGCCGAAGGGCTCGGCTGGGTCGGCGCACACGGCGGGGCCGGTGCGAGCACCCTGGCGCGGGTGCTAGGAGGCACCGACCTCGGGTGCGCGTGGCCCGACCCGGCCCGGGGAGAACCCGCCCGGGTCATGCTGGTCGCCCGCACCCACGCGGACGGCATGCGGGCGGCGTCCCGCGCCCTCAACGCCCTTCGGGAAGGCCGTCACCCCGCCGGAATGGAACTGGTGGCGCTGGTGCTCGTCGCCGACGCACCAGGCCGCCTCCCTCTCGTACTCGCCAACCGGGTCCGGATCCTGAGGTCCGCCGCCCCGGTGCGCCGGATCCCGTGGATCGCCGCCTGGCGGATGGGCAAGGAGACGAGAAGACTTCCCAAGCAGCTGTTCCGGCTGGGCGCGCTGGCCGGTACCCGTCCCGACGGGGCGGGGGAGCGACGATGA
- a CDS encoding SCO6880 family protein encodes MATEAVTHPTYGNWRRPRRPGLGPLGLIGTVGVFGGLVVVLLASLISLAAAVVVLVPLVVVIAPLALRTQDGRNLYQLLALRIGWFRRKSKGAHIYVSGPLSQRPGGRFRPPGLLNRVSASEGRDAYDRPFGVLHHRSRNLYSIVLGCEPDGGSLVDPDQVDVWVAMWGEWLARLSHEPGLRGASVIVETAPDPGTRLAAEVLPRIAEDAPPAARAVMEEVVRRYPSASSEMHTYITLTYGVPAGQKRKHEDVVNDLAIRLPGLLSGLVGAGGGAAYALSAERIAEVVRVAYDPAVAADVLSARAEHGGTGLEWDDAGPSACVESVKSYQHDSGYSRSWLLTLAPRGTVRSGVLRNMLEAAPGTRRKRVALLYRPIDPATSARIVEADRRSAQFMATSGRGMVQARAASEVRAAEQTAAEEASGAGLVEFSLMFTATVDSPDQLEEADVTVRNLLASSRISMRPADRMQAAAFSCTLPVGILPWEQTLIPHELQEAL; translated from the coding sequence ATGGCTACGGAAGCCGTTACGCATCCCACCTACGGGAATTGGCGCCGCCCCCGGCGGCCGGGCCTCGGCCCACTCGGCCTGATCGGTACGGTCGGCGTCTTCGGCGGACTCGTCGTGGTGCTGCTCGCCTCGCTGATCTCGCTGGCCGCCGCCGTGGTGGTGCTCGTCCCGCTGGTCGTCGTCATCGCCCCGCTGGCTCTGCGTACCCAGGACGGCCGCAACCTCTACCAGTTGCTCGCCCTGCGCATCGGCTGGTTCCGCCGCAAGTCCAAGGGCGCGCACATCTACGTGTCCGGACCGCTGTCGCAGCGCCCGGGCGGCCGGTTCAGGCCGCCCGGGCTGCTGAACCGGGTGAGCGCCAGTGAGGGCCGGGACGCCTACGACCGCCCCTTCGGAGTGCTGCACCACCGCTCCCGCAATCTCTACTCCATCGTGCTCGGGTGCGAGCCGGACGGTGGATCCCTGGTCGACCCGGACCAGGTCGACGTATGGGTGGCGATGTGGGGCGAGTGGCTGGCCAGGCTCTCGCACGAGCCGGGGCTGCGAGGCGCCTCGGTCATCGTGGAGACCGCCCCCGACCCGGGCACCCGGCTGGCCGCCGAGGTGCTGCCCCGCATCGCCGAGGACGCGCCGCCGGCCGCGCGTGCGGTGATGGAAGAGGTCGTGCGGCGCTACCCGTCCGCCTCGTCCGAGATGCACACCTACATCACCCTCACCTACGGCGTCCCGGCGGGGCAGAAGCGCAAGCACGAGGACGTCGTCAACGACCTCGCCATCCGCCTCCCCGGTCTGCTCAGCGGACTCGTCGGGGCGGGCGGAGGCGCGGCGTACGCGCTCTCCGCCGAGCGGATCGCCGAGGTCGTACGGGTCGCCTACGACCCCGCCGTCGCGGCTGACGTGCTCAGCGCACGCGCCGAGCACGGCGGTACGGGACTGGAGTGGGACGACGCCGGTCCGTCCGCCTGTGTCGAGTCGGTCAAGTCCTATCAGCACGACTCCGGTTACTCGCGCAGCTGGCTCCTCACCCTCGCCCCGCGAGGCACGGTGCGCTCGGGCGTGCTGCGCAACATGCTGGAGGCGGCGCCGGGAACCCGGCGCAAGCGGGTCGCCCTGCTGTACCGGCCCATCGATCCGGCGACCTCCGCGCGGATCGTCGAGGCGGACCGCCGCAGCGCCCAGTTCATGGCCACGTCCGGGCGCGGGATGGTGCAGGCGCGAGCCGCGTCCGAGGTGCGGGCGGCCGAGCAGACGGCCGCGGAGGAGGCCTCCGGCGCGGGCCTGGTGGAGTTCTCGCTGATGTTCACCGCCACGGTCGACTCCCCCGACCAGCTGGAGGAGGCCGACGTCACCGTACGCAACCTCCTGGCGTCGTCCCGCATCTCCATGCGCCCCGCCGACCGGATGCAGGCTGCCGCGTTCAGCTGCACCCTGCCCGTCGGCATCCTTCCGTGGGAGCAGACATTGATCCCGCACGAGCTGCAGGAGGCACTGTGA
- a CDS encoding ATP/GTP-binding protein produces MPSRGWAGPGGGRVGYLDPPTMWRATSVQACGLWPFAAGSGAPMSGVPLGQHMFTGATVCGDPLSWFTRARYISNPSLFMLGMPGLGKSTLINRMLIGLSATGVVPLVLGDLKPDYADTVRALGGQVISIGRGVGGINVLDPGAMGAAADRIGGEAGQALAAETHGRVLNMVAALITIVRGRPMDDHEQSVLSVCLHHLRERTPRGHTLLLPDLLKVLDEGPARVRAVTLDRGDDSRYRDAVDPLHRSLLGILDGPLGGTFASETSTHINPDATAVCIDISRIGEADTQLTAAAMLAAWSDGLGTVAASHALADAGLAPRRWFFTVLDELWRPLRAASGIVDRIDALTRLNRSLGLGDAKITHTLKDAEALGTDSDRAKARGFVERAGMVVVAGLPRAEMEDLGRVVGLSRREIELVSSWSSPPGWASTGADEEPPGRGRFLIKVGGRPGIPIKVAITDTERGLHDTNTRWASNGYAEARAAERAAAHAAVLAEGPGRALAELGPAVDLSRPVADLSAPVSGRPA; encoded by the coding sequence GTGCCCTCGCGGGGGTGGGCCGGCCCCGGTGGCGGGAGGGTCGGCTACCTGGACCCGCCCACCATGTGGCGCGCCACGAGCGTGCAGGCGTGCGGCCTCTGGCCGTTCGCCGCCGGTTCCGGGGCGCCCATGAGCGGGGTACCCCTCGGGCAGCACATGTTCACCGGGGCGACCGTGTGCGGGGACCCGCTGTCCTGGTTCACCCGCGCCCGGTACATCTCCAACCCCTCGCTGTTCATGCTCGGGATGCCGGGCCTGGGGAAGTCGACGCTGATCAACCGGATGCTCATCGGACTGTCCGCGACCGGTGTCGTTCCGCTGGTGCTGGGTGACCTCAAGCCGGACTACGCCGACACGGTGCGGGCCCTCGGGGGTCAGGTGATCTCCATCGGGCGGGGCGTCGGCGGCATCAACGTCCTGGACCCGGGCGCGATGGGCGCCGCGGCCGACCGCATCGGCGGGGAGGCGGGGCAGGCCCTCGCTGCCGAGACCCATGGCCGGGTCCTCAACATGGTGGCCGCGCTGATCACGATCGTGCGCGGCCGTCCCATGGACGACCACGAGCAGTCGGTGCTCTCCGTATGTCTGCACCACCTGCGTGAACGCACGCCGCGGGGCCACACGTTGCTCCTTCCGGACCTGCTCAAGGTGCTCGACGAGGGGCCCGCCCGGGTGCGCGCGGTCACGCTGGACCGGGGGGACGACTCCAGGTACCGCGACGCGGTCGATCCCCTGCACCGCTCGCTGCTCGGCATTCTGGACGGACCGCTGGGTGGCACCTTCGCCTCGGAGACCTCCACCCACATCAACCCGGACGCCACCGCGGTGTGCATCGACATCTCGCGTATCGGCGAGGCCGACACCCAGCTGACGGCGGCGGCGATGCTCGCCGCCTGGTCGGACGGACTCGGCACGGTCGCCGCTTCCCACGCGCTCGCCGACGCGGGGCTCGCACCACGGCGCTGGTTCTTCACCGTCCTGGACGAGCTGTGGCGTCCGCTGCGTGCGGCGTCCGGGATCGTCGACCGTATCGACGCGCTGACCCGGCTCAACCGCTCGCTCGGTCTGGGCGACGCCAAGATCACCCACACCCTCAAGGACGCCGAGGCGCTGGGTACCGACTCCGACCGGGCCAAGGCACGTGGCTTCGTCGAACGCGCGGGCATGGTCGTCGTAGCCGGACTGCCGCGAGCGGAGATGGAGGACCTCGGCAGGGTGGTCGGCCTCTCCCGGCGGGAGATCGAGCTGGTCTCCTCCTGGTCCTCGCCGCCCGGCTGGGCGAGCACCGGAGCCGATGAGGAACCACCGGGCCGCGGCCGGTTCCTGATCAAGGTGGGCGGACGCCCCGGCATCCCCATCAAGGTGGCGATCACCGACACCGAGCGGGGGCTGCACGACACCAACACCCGCTGGGCCTCGAACGGTTACGCCGAGGCGCGGGCCGCCGAGCGGGCCGCGGCGCACGCTGCGGTCCTCGCCGAAGGACCCGGCCGCGCCCTCGCGGAACTCGGCCCCGCAGTGGACCTGTCGCGTCCGGTGGCCGATCTGTCCGCCCCGGTCTCGGGCCGGCCCGCATGA